The region TTATTCTTTTTACCTTTGCATGTTTAAACTCTTCTCCTTTTAAAAAAAATCTGCCGTCTTTAACTTCTCCTAAAAATCTGTCCATATTAGACCTTTTGCAAAACTTTTTTTATTAATACAGTAAACCCAAAAAGTGAAGAATAAAGAAACACTATCGTTGCCCCAGATGGAAGGTCAAAATAAAAAGATACAAATATTCCTGCAACAACCATAACGATACTTGTAAGCATAGAAAGAATTATAATTCCTTTGTAATGCCAGAATATTTGGTTAGAGAATGCAGCAGGAAGGATCATCATCGCTGAAGCGAGGATAACACCAACAAGCTTTACAGAGAGAACTGTTGCTACAGATATAATCAGTATCAGACTGTAGTAATAAAATGTTGTGTTTATCCCGCTAACGTAAGCAACTTCCTCGTTGTAACAGCAATACATAATCTTGTCAAAAAATGTGTAAATAAATGCAAGAGAAAAAACTGTAAAAAAAGCGAGTATGTATATATCCTCTCTGCTGATTGTCAGAATATTTCCAAACAAAAATGTGAACAGATCAGTGTTGTAGTTAGGGGAAAGTGTTATAAGAATAACCCCTAAAGCCATGGAGACAGAGAATAAAATCCCTATAGATACATCTTCATGTATCTGCCCTTTTCTACTTATATAACCTATCAAAAATCCTGTTATAACAGCAAATAAAATGCCGAAAAGGGTTGGCGATAATCCTAAATAAAAACCTAAGGCAAGCCCACCAAATGTGGCGTGGGATATTCCCACATTTATAAAAGACCAGCTTTTTAGGTATATAAATAGGGATAAAATAGAAAGTAAGATAGATAAAATAATTCCACCTATAAGTGCGTTCTGAACAAAAGGTATGCTTATAAGCTCTGTCATCTTTCACCTTTAAAATCAGAGTGGAAATGCTCACATGCAACACATTCAGGAGAATGTATAACAAGCTCGACGTCAGAACCATAAAGTTTTTCAAGTATATGTTTCTGGAAAAAGCCTCTGGGGTGTCCGTAATAATGGAGAAACCTGTTCAGTCCAGCCACTTTGTCAACAAATCTTCCAACGACTCCTATATCGTGGGATACCATAACAACTGTAATTCCTTTTTCATCTCTTATCTTCTTTAAAAAGTCGTAAAAACCTTCCTGTGCAACAACATCTATACCTGTTGATGGCTCATCAAGAAATATGATCTCAGGATCAGAAACGAGCACTCTTGCTATTGAAATTCTCTGCTGTTGTCCGCCGGAGAGTTTTCCATAGGGGTGATTTTCAAAACCTTCCATTCCAACAAAGAATATGTATTTTCTGGCAAGTTCTATTTTTTCTTTTTTGTCCATTTTTTTGTTGATCAAGCCCAGCAAAACAACATCAAGTGCAGAAAACGGAAAGTTTTTTGGTATCTGTGCCTTCTGGGGAAGATAACCAATTTTTCCTGTTTTGACAGCTTCTTCAGGTTTTTTTTCTAAAATTCTTACTGTCCCTTTATACTGTTTTATCAGTCCAAGAGCAGTTTTTATAAGAGTTGTTTTTCCACCGCCGTTTGGTCCTACAATAGCAATAATCTCCCCTTTTTTTACTTCCAGATTTATATCCTTTAAAATGTAGGTTTTGTTTATCTCAACAGTAAGATTTTTTATCTCCAAGATGTTCATTCT is a window of Persephonella sp. DNA encoding:
- a CDS encoding metal ABC transporter permease gives rise to the protein MTELISIPFVQNALIGGIILSILLSILSLFIYLKSWSFINVGISHATFGGLALGFYLGLSPTLFGILFAVITGFLIGYISRKGQIHEDVSIGILFSVSMALGVILITLSPNYNTDLFTFLFGNILTISREDIYILAFFTVFSLAFIYTFFDKIMYCCYNEEVAYVSGINTTFYYYSLILIISVATVLSVKLVGVILASAMMILPAAFSNQIFWHYKGIIILSMLTSIVMVVAGIFVSFYFDLPSGATIVFLYSSLFGFTVLIKKVLQKV
- a CDS encoding metal ABC transporter ATP-binding protein, giving the protein MNILEIKNLTVEINKTYILKDINLEVKKGEIIAIVGPNGGGKTTLIKTALGLIKQYKGTVRILEKKPEEAVKTGKIGYLPQKAQIPKNFPFSALDVVLLGLINKKMDKKEKIELARKYIFFVGMEGFENHPYGKLSGGQQQRISIARVLVSDPEIIFLDEPSTGIDVVAQEGFYDFLKKIRDEKGITVVMVSHDIGVVGRFVDKVAGLNRFLHYYGHPRGFFQKHILEKLYGSDVELVIHSPECVACEHFHSDFKGER